A window of the Cynocephalus volans isolate mCynVol1 chromosome 10, mCynVol1.pri, whole genome shotgun sequence genome harbors these coding sequences:
- the MYO1C gene encoding unconventional myosin-Ic isoform X1 gives MALQVELIPTGEIIRVVHPHKSCKLALGSDGVRVTMESALTARDRVGVQDFVLLENFTSEAAFIENLRRRFRENLIYTYIGPVLVSVNPYRDLQIYSRQHMERYRGVSFYEVPPHLFAVADTVYRALRTERRDHAVMISGESGAGKTEATKRLLQFYAETCPAPERGGAVRDRLLQSNPVLEAFGNAKTLRNDNSSRFGKYMDVQFDFKGSPVGGHILSYLLEKSRVVHQNHGERNFHIFYQLLEGGEEETLRRLGLERNPQSYLYLVKGQCAKVSSINDKSDWKVVRKALTVIDFTEDEVEDLLSIVASVLHLGNIHFAADEESNAQVTTENQLKYLTRLLGVEGSTLREALTHRKIIAKGEELLSPLNLEQAAYARDALAKAIYSRTFTWLVGKINRSLASKDTESPSWRSTTVLGLLDIYGFEVFQHNSFEQFCINYCNEKLQQLFIELTLKSEQEEYEAEGIAWEPVQYFNNKIICDLVEEKFKGIISILDEECLRPGEATDLTFLEKLEDTIKHHPHFLTHKLADQRTRKSLGRGEFRLLHYAGEVTYSVTGFLDKNNDLLFRNLKETMCSSKNSIMGQCFDQSELSDKKRPETVATQFKMSLLQLVEILKSKEPAYIRCIKPNDAKQPGRFDEVLIRHQVKYLGLMENLRVRRAGFAYRRKYEAFLQRYKSLCPETWPMWAGRPQDGVAVLVRHLGYKPEEYKMGRTKIFIRFPKTLFATEDALEVRRQSLATKIQAAWRGFHWRQKFLRVKRSAICIQSWWRGTLGRRKAAKRKWAAQTIRRLVRGFILRHAPRCPENAFFLDHVRTSFLLNLRRQLPRNVLDTSWPTPPPALREASELLRELCIKNMVWKYCRSISPEWKQQLQQKAVASEIFKGKKDNYPQSVPRLFISTRLGADEISPRVLQALGSEPIQYAVPVVKYDRKGYKPRSRQLLLTPSAVFIVEDAKIKQRIHYANLTGISVSSLSDSLFVLHVQREDNKQKGDVVLQSDHVIETLTKTALSADCVNNININQGSITFAGGPGRDGIIDFTPGSELLITKAKNGHLAVVAPRLNSR, from the exons ATGGCACTGCAAGTGGAGCTGATACCCACCGGGGAGATCATCCGCGTGGTTCATCCCCACAAGTCCTGCAAGCTT GCCCTGGGCAGTGACGGGGTACGGGTGACCATGGAGAGTGCACTGACCGCCCGTGACCGGGTGGGGGTACAGGATTTTGTGCTGCTGGAGAACTTCACCAGTGAAGCAGCCTTCATCGAGAACCTGCGGCGGCGGTTCCGAGAGAACCTCATTTAC ACCTACATTGGCCCCGTCCTGGTCTCTGTCAACCCCTACCGGGACCTACAGATTTATAGCCGGCAGCACATGGAACGTTACCGTGGTGTCAGCTTCTATGAAGTGCCACCCCACCT GTTTGCCGTGGCCGACACTGTGTACCGGGCACTACGCACGGAACGCCGGGACCACGCGGTGATGATCTCAGGAGAGAGCGGGGCAGGCAAGACAGAGGCCACCAAGAGGCTGCTACAGTTTTATGCAGAGACCTGCCCAGCCCCTGAGCGGGGGGGCGCTGTACGGGACCGGCTGCTGCAGAGCAATCCCGTGCTAGAG GCCTTTGGAAATGCCAAGACCCTCCGGAACGATAACTCCAGCAGGTTTGGGAAGTACATGGATGTGCAGTTTGACTTCAAG GGTTCCCCCGTGGGTGGCCACATCCTTAGTTACCTCCTGGAGAAGTCCCGAGTGGTGCACCAGAATCATGGGGAGCGGAACTTCCACATCTTCTACCAGCTGCTTGAGGGGGGTGAGGAGGAGACGCTGCGCAGGCTGGGCTTGGAACGGAACCCTCAGAGCTACCTGTACCTGGTGAAG GGCCAGTGTGCCAAAGTCTCCTCCATCAATGACAAGAGTGACTGGAAAGTCGTCAGGAAGGCTCTGACAGTCATCGACTTCACTGAGGATGAAGTAGAG GACCTGCTGAGCATCGTGGCCAGCGTCTTGCATTTGGGCAACATCCACTTTGCTGCCGATGAGGAGAGCAATGCCCAAGTCACCACTGAAAACCAGCTCAAGTATCTGACCCGG CTCCTTGGCGTGGAAGGCTCAACGTTGCGGGAGGCCCTGACACACAGGAAGATCATCGCCAAGGGAGAAGAG CTCCTGAGCCCGCTGAACCTGGAACAGGCTGCGTATGCGCGAGACGCTCTTGCCAAGGCTATATACAGTCGCACTTTTACCTGGCTTGTCGGGAAGATCAACAGGTCACTGGCATCCAAG GACACCGAGAGCCCCAGCTGGCGGAGCACCACAGTTCTTGGGCTCCTGGACATTTATGGCTTTGAAGTGTTTCAGCATAACAG CTTTGAGCAATTCTGCATCAATTACTGCAACGAGAAGCTGCAGCAGCTTTTCATCGAGCTCACACTCAAGTCAGAACAAGAGGAGTATGAGGCCGAGGGCATCGCG TGGGAACCTGTCCAGTATTTTAACAATAAGATCATCTGTGACCTGGTGGAGGAGAAGTTCAAGGGCATCATCTCCATTTTG GATGAGGAATGTCTGCGCCCTGGGGAGGCCACGGATCTGACCTTCCTGGAGAAGCTGGAGGACACAATCAAGCACCATCCCCACTTCCTGAC GCACAAGCTGGCTGACCAGCGGACCAGGAAATCTCTGGGCCGCGGGGAGTTCCGCCTTCTGCACTATGCTGGGGAGGTGACCTACAGTGTGACTG GGTTTCTGGATAAAAACAATGACCTTCTTTTCCGGAACCTGAAGGAG ACCATGTGCAGCTCAAAGAATTCCATTATGGGCCAGTGCTTCGACCAGAGCGAGCTCAGTGACAAGAAGCGGCCAGAGACG GTCGCCACCCAGTTCAAGATGAGCCTCCTGCAGCTGGTAGAGATCCTGAAGTCCAAGGAGCCCGCCTACATCCGCTGCATCAAACCTAATGACGCCAAACAGCCGG GCCGCTTTGACGAGGTGCTGATCCGGCACCAGGTGAAATACCTGGGGCTCATGGAGAACCTGCGCGTTCGCAGAGCAGGCTTTGCCTACCGCCGCAAATACGAAGCTTTCTtgcagag GTACAAATCACTGTGCCCAGAGACATGGCCCATGTGGGCAGGACGGCCCCAGGATGGAGTGGCTGTGCTGGTCAGACACCTTGGCTACAAGCCAGAAGAGTACAAGATGGGCAG GACCAAAATCTTCATCCGCTTCCCCAAGACCCTATTTGCCACAGAGGATGCCCTGGAGGTCCGGCGGCAGAGCCTGG CCACGAAGATCCAGGCCGCTTGGAGGGGCTTTCACTGGCGGCAGAAATTCCTCCGGGTGAAGCGATCAG CCATCTGCATCCAGTCATGGTGGCGTGGAACATTGGGCCGGAGGAAGGCAGCCAAGAGGAAGTGGGCAGCACAGACCATCCGGCG GCTCGTCCGTGGCTTTATCCTGCGCCACGCACCCCGCTGCCCTGAGAATGCCTTCTTCCTGGACCATGTGCGTACCTCTTTTTTGCTGAACCTGCGGAGGCAGCTGCCCCGGAATGTTCTGGACACCTCCTGGCCCACGCCCCCACCTGCCCTGCGCGAG GCCTCGGAGCTTCTACGAGAGTTGTGCATAAAGAATATGGTGTGGAAATACTGCCGGAGTATCAGCCCAGAGTGGAAGCAGCAG CTGCAGCAAAAGGCTGTGGCTAGTGAGATCTTCAAGGGCAAGAAGGATAATTACCCCCAGAGCGTCCCCAGGCTCTTCATCAGCACACGGCTTG GCGCAGATGAGATCAGCCCCAGAGTGCTGCAGGCCCTGGGCTCTGAGCCCATCCAG TATGCTGTGCCTGTAGTGAAGTATGATCGCAAGGGCTATAAGCCTCGCTCCAGGCAGCTGCTGCTCACGCCTAGTGCCGTGTTCATCGTGGAGGATGCCAAAATCAAGCAGAGGATTCATTACGCCAACCTGACCG GAATCTCCGTCAGCAGCCTAAGTGACAGCCTGTTTGTGCTTCATGTGCAGCGTGAGGACAATAAGCAGAAG GGGGATGTGGTGCTGCAGAGTGACCACGTGATTGAGACACTGACCAAGACAGCTCTCAGCGCTGACTGCGTAAACAACATCAACATCAACCAGGGCAG CATCACATTTGCAGGGGGCCCCGGCAGGGATGGCATTATTGACTTCACACCCGGCTCTGAACTGCTCATCACCAAGGCCAAGAACGGGCACCTGGCTGTG GTAGCCCCACGGCTGAATTCTCGGTGA
- the MYO1C gene encoding unconventional myosin-Ic isoform X3 — MESALTARDRVGVQDFVLLENFTSEAAFIENLRRRFRENLIYTYIGPVLVSVNPYRDLQIYSRQHMERYRGVSFYEVPPHLFAVADTVYRALRTERRDHAVMISGESGAGKTEATKRLLQFYAETCPAPERGGAVRDRLLQSNPVLEAFGNAKTLRNDNSSRFGKYMDVQFDFKGSPVGGHILSYLLEKSRVVHQNHGERNFHIFYQLLEGGEEETLRRLGLERNPQSYLYLVKGQCAKVSSINDKSDWKVVRKALTVIDFTEDEVEDLLSIVASVLHLGNIHFAADEESNAQVTTENQLKYLTRLLGVEGSTLREALTHRKIIAKGEELLSPLNLEQAAYARDALAKAIYSRTFTWLVGKINRSLASKDTESPSWRSTTVLGLLDIYGFEVFQHNSFEQFCINYCNEKLQQLFIELTLKSEQEEYEAEGIAWEPVQYFNNKIICDLVEEKFKGIISILDEECLRPGEATDLTFLEKLEDTIKHHPHFLTHKLADQRTRKSLGRGEFRLLHYAGEVTYSVTGFLDKNNDLLFRNLKETMCSSKNSIMGQCFDQSELSDKKRPETVATQFKMSLLQLVEILKSKEPAYIRCIKPNDAKQPGRFDEVLIRHQVKYLGLMENLRVRRAGFAYRRKYEAFLQRYKSLCPETWPMWAGRPQDGVAVLVRHLGYKPEEYKMGRTKIFIRFPKTLFATEDALEVRRQSLATKIQAAWRGFHWRQKFLRVKRSAICIQSWWRGTLGRRKAAKRKWAAQTIRRLVRGFILRHAPRCPENAFFLDHVRTSFLLNLRRQLPRNVLDTSWPTPPPALREASELLRELCIKNMVWKYCRSISPEWKQQLQQKAVASEIFKGKKDNYPQSVPRLFISTRLGADEISPRVLQALGSEPIQYAVPVVKYDRKGYKPRSRQLLLTPSAVFIVEDAKIKQRIHYANLTGISVSSLSDSLFVLHVQREDNKQKGDVVLQSDHVIETLTKTALSADCVNNININQGSITFAGGPGRDGIIDFTPGSELLITKAKNGHLAVVAPRLNSR; from the exons ATGGAGAGTGCACTGACCGCCCGTGACCGGGTGGGGGTACAGGATTTTGTGCTGCTGGAGAACTTCACCAGTGAAGCAGCCTTCATCGAGAACCTGCGGCGGCGGTTCCGAGAGAACCTCATTTAC ACCTACATTGGCCCCGTCCTGGTCTCTGTCAACCCCTACCGGGACCTACAGATTTATAGCCGGCAGCACATGGAACGTTACCGTGGTGTCAGCTTCTATGAAGTGCCACCCCACCT GTTTGCCGTGGCCGACACTGTGTACCGGGCACTACGCACGGAACGCCGGGACCACGCGGTGATGATCTCAGGAGAGAGCGGGGCAGGCAAGACAGAGGCCACCAAGAGGCTGCTACAGTTTTATGCAGAGACCTGCCCAGCCCCTGAGCGGGGGGGCGCTGTACGGGACCGGCTGCTGCAGAGCAATCCCGTGCTAGAG GCCTTTGGAAATGCCAAGACCCTCCGGAACGATAACTCCAGCAGGTTTGGGAAGTACATGGATGTGCAGTTTGACTTCAAG GGTTCCCCCGTGGGTGGCCACATCCTTAGTTACCTCCTGGAGAAGTCCCGAGTGGTGCACCAGAATCATGGGGAGCGGAACTTCCACATCTTCTACCAGCTGCTTGAGGGGGGTGAGGAGGAGACGCTGCGCAGGCTGGGCTTGGAACGGAACCCTCAGAGCTACCTGTACCTGGTGAAG GGCCAGTGTGCCAAAGTCTCCTCCATCAATGACAAGAGTGACTGGAAAGTCGTCAGGAAGGCTCTGACAGTCATCGACTTCACTGAGGATGAAGTAGAG GACCTGCTGAGCATCGTGGCCAGCGTCTTGCATTTGGGCAACATCCACTTTGCTGCCGATGAGGAGAGCAATGCCCAAGTCACCACTGAAAACCAGCTCAAGTATCTGACCCGG CTCCTTGGCGTGGAAGGCTCAACGTTGCGGGAGGCCCTGACACACAGGAAGATCATCGCCAAGGGAGAAGAG CTCCTGAGCCCGCTGAACCTGGAACAGGCTGCGTATGCGCGAGACGCTCTTGCCAAGGCTATATACAGTCGCACTTTTACCTGGCTTGTCGGGAAGATCAACAGGTCACTGGCATCCAAG GACACCGAGAGCCCCAGCTGGCGGAGCACCACAGTTCTTGGGCTCCTGGACATTTATGGCTTTGAAGTGTTTCAGCATAACAG CTTTGAGCAATTCTGCATCAATTACTGCAACGAGAAGCTGCAGCAGCTTTTCATCGAGCTCACACTCAAGTCAGAACAAGAGGAGTATGAGGCCGAGGGCATCGCG TGGGAACCTGTCCAGTATTTTAACAATAAGATCATCTGTGACCTGGTGGAGGAGAAGTTCAAGGGCATCATCTCCATTTTG GATGAGGAATGTCTGCGCCCTGGGGAGGCCACGGATCTGACCTTCCTGGAGAAGCTGGAGGACACAATCAAGCACCATCCCCACTTCCTGAC GCACAAGCTGGCTGACCAGCGGACCAGGAAATCTCTGGGCCGCGGGGAGTTCCGCCTTCTGCACTATGCTGGGGAGGTGACCTACAGTGTGACTG GGTTTCTGGATAAAAACAATGACCTTCTTTTCCGGAACCTGAAGGAG ACCATGTGCAGCTCAAAGAATTCCATTATGGGCCAGTGCTTCGACCAGAGCGAGCTCAGTGACAAGAAGCGGCCAGAGACG GTCGCCACCCAGTTCAAGATGAGCCTCCTGCAGCTGGTAGAGATCCTGAAGTCCAAGGAGCCCGCCTACATCCGCTGCATCAAACCTAATGACGCCAAACAGCCGG GCCGCTTTGACGAGGTGCTGATCCGGCACCAGGTGAAATACCTGGGGCTCATGGAGAACCTGCGCGTTCGCAGAGCAGGCTTTGCCTACCGCCGCAAATACGAAGCTTTCTtgcagag GTACAAATCACTGTGCCCAGAGACATGGCCCATGTGGGCAGGACGGCCCCAGGATGGAGTGGCTGTGCTGGTCAGACACCTTGGCTACAAGCCAGAAGAGTACAAGATGGGCAG GACCAAAATCTTCATCCGCTTCCCCAAGACCCTATTTGCCACAGAGGATGCCCTGGAGGTCCGGCGGCAGAGCCTGG CCACGAAGATCCAGGCCGCTTGGAGGGGCTTTCACTGGCGGCAGAAATTCCTCCGGGTGAAGCGATCAG CCATCTGCATCCAGTCATGGTGGCGTGGAACATTGGGCCGGAGGAAGGCAGCCAAGAGGAAGTGGGCAGCACAGACCATCCGGCG GCTCGTCCGTGGCTTTATCCTGCGCCACGCACCCCGCTGCCCTGAGAATGCCTTCTTCCTGGACCATGTGCGTACCTCTTTTTTGCTGAACCTGCGGAGGCAGCTGCCCCGGAATGTTCTGGACACCTCCTGGCCCACGCCCCCACCTGCCCTGCGCGAG GCCTCGGAGCTTCTACGAGAGTTGTGCATAAAGAATATGGTGTGGAAATACTGCCGGAGTATCAGCCCAGAGTGGAAGCAGCAG CTGCAGCAAAAGGCTGTGGCTAGTGAGATCTTCAAGGGCAAGAAGGATAATTACCCCCAGAGCGTCCCCAGGCTCTTCATCAGCACACGGCTTG GCGCAGATGAGATCAGCCCCAGAGTGCTGCAGGCCCTGGGCTCTGAGCCCATCCAG TATGCTGTGCCTGTAGTGAAGTATGATCGCAAGGGCTATAAGCCTCGCTCCAGGCAGCTGCTGCTCACGCCTAGTGCCGTGTTCATCGTGGAGGATGCCAAAATCAAGCAGAGGATTCATTACGCCAACCTGACCG GAATCTCCGTCAGCAGCCTAAGTGACAGCCTGTTTGTGCTTCATGTGCAGCGTGAGGACAATAAGCAGAAG GGGGATGTGGTGCTGCAGAGTGACCACGTGATTGAGACACTGACCAAGACAGCTCTCAGCGCTGACTGCGTAAACAACATCAACATCAACCAGGGCAG CATCACATTTGCAGGGGGCCCCGGCAGGGATGGCATTATTGACTTCACACCCGGCTCTGAACTGCTCATCACCAAGGCCAAGAACGGGCACCTGGCTGTG GTAGCCCCACGGCTGAATTCTCGGTGA
- the MYO1C gene encoding unconventional myosin-Ic isoform X2, whose product MRYRASALGSDGVRVTMESALTARDRVGVQDFVLLENFTSEAAFIENLRRRFRENLIYTYIGPVLVSVNPYRDLQIYSRQHMERYRGVSFYEVPPHLFAVADTVYRALRTERRDHAVMISGESGAGKTEATKRLLQFYAETCPAPERGGAVRDRLLQSNPVLEAFGNAKTLRNDNSSRFGKYMDVQFDFKGSPVGGHILSYLLEKSRVVHQNHGERNFHIFYQLLEGGEEETLRRLGLERNPQSYLYLVKGQCAKVSSINDKSDWKVVRKALTVIDFTEDEVEDLLSIVASVLHLGNIHFAADEESNAQVTTENQLKYLTRLLGVEGSTLREALTHRKIIAKGEELLSPLNLEQAAYARDALAKAIYSRTFTWLVGKINRSLASKDTESPSWRSTTVLGLLDIYGFEVFQHNSFEQFCINYCNEKLQQLFIELTLKSEQEEYEAEGIAWEPVQYFNNKIICDLVEEKFKGIISILDEECLRPGEATDLTFLEKLEDTIKHHPHFLTHKLADQRTRKSLGRGEFRLLHYAGEVTYSVTGFLDKNNDLLFRNLKETMCSSKNSIMGQCFDQSELSDKKRPETVATQFKMSLLQLVEILKSKEPAYIRCIKPNDAKQPGRFDEVLIRHQVKYLGLMENLRVRRAGFAYRRKYEAFLQRYKSLCPETWPMWAGRPQDGVAVLVRHLGYKPEEYKMGRTKIFIRFPKTLFATEDALEVRRQSLATKIQAAWRGFHWRQKFLRVKRSAICIQSWWRGTLGRRKAAKRKWAAQTIRRLVRGFILRHAPRCPENAFFLDHVRTSFLLNLRRQLPRNVLDTSWPTPPPALREASELLRELCIKNMVWKYCRSISPEWKQQLQQKAVASEIFKGKKDNYPQSVPRLFISTRLGADEISPRVLQALGSEPIQYAVPVVKYDRKGYKPRSRQLLLTPSAVFIVEDAKIKQRIHYANLTGISVSSLSDSLFVLHVQREDNKQKGDVVLQSDHVIETLTKTALSADCVNNININQGSITFAGGPGRDGIIDFTPGSELLITKAKNGHLAVVAPRLNSR is encoded by the exons ATGCGCTACCGGGCGTCG GCCCTGGGCAGTGACGGGGTACGGGTGACCATGGAGAGTGCACTGACCGCCCGTGACCGGGTGGGGGTACAGGATTTTGTGCTGCTGGAGAACTTCACCAGTGAAGCAGCCTTCATCGAGAACCTGCGGCGGCGGTTCCGAGAGAACCTCATTTAC ACCTACATTGGCCCCGTCCTGGTCTCTGTCAACCCCTACCGGGACCTACAGATTTATAGCCGGCAGCACATGGAACGTTACCGTGGTGTCAGCTTCTATGAAGTGCCACCCCACCT GTTTGCCGTGGCCGACACTGTGTACCGGGCACTACGCACGGAACGCCGGGACCACGCGGTGATGATCTCAGGAGAGAGCGGGGCAGGCAAGACAGAGGCCACCAAGAGGCTGCTACAGTTTTATGCAGAGACCTGCCCAGCCCCTGAGCGGGGGGGCGCTGTACGGGACCGGCTGCTGCAGAGCAATCCCGTGCTAGAG GCCTTTGGAAATGCCAAGACCCTCCGGAACGATAACTCCAGCAGGTTTGGGAAGTACATGGATGTGCAGTTTGACTTCAAG GGTTCCCCCGTGGGTGGCCACATCCTTAGTTACCTCCTGGAGAAGTCCCGAGTGGTGCACCAGAATCATGGGGAGCGGAACTTCCACATCTTCTACCAGCTGCTTGAGGGGGGTGAGGAGGAGACGCTGCGCAGGCTGGGCTTGGAACGGAACCCTCAGAGCTACCTGTACCTGGTGAAG GGCCAGTGTGCCAAAGTCTCCTCCATCAATGACAAGAGTGACTGGAAAGTCGTCAGGAAGGCTCTGACAGTCATCGACTTCACTGAGGATGAAGTAGAG GACCTGCTGAGCATCGTGGCCAGCGTCTTGCATTTGGGCAACATCCACTTTGCTGCCGATGAGGAGAGCAATGCCCAAGTCACCACTGAAAACCAGCTCAAGTATCTGACCCGG CTCCTTGGCGTGGAAGGCTCAACGTTGCGGGAGGCCCTGACACACAGGAAGATCATCGCCAAGGGAGAAGAG CTCCTGAGCCCGCTGAACCTGGAACAGGCTGCGTATGCGCGAGACGCTCTTGCCAAGGCTATATACAGTCGCACTTTTACCTGGCTTGTCGGGAAGATCAACAGGTCACTGGCATCCAAG GACACCGAGAGCCCCAGCTGGCGGAGCACCACAGTTCTTGGGCTCCTGGACATTTATGGCTTTGAAGTGTTTCAGCATAACAG CTTTGAGCAATTCTGCATCAATTACTGCAACGAGAAGCTGCAGCAGCTTTTCATCGAGCTCACACTCAAGTCAGAACAAGAGGAGTATGAGGCCGAGGGCATCGCG TGGGAACCTGTCCAGTATTTTAACAATAAGATCATCTGTGACCTGGTGGAGGAGAAGTTCAAGGGCATCATCTCCATTTTG GATGAGGAATGTCTGCGCCCTGGGGAGGCCACGGATCTGACCTTCCTGGAGAAGCTGGAGGACACAATCAAGCACCATCCCCACTTCCTGAC GCACAAGCTGGCTGACCAGCGGACCAGGAAATCTCTGGGCCGCGGGGAGTTCCGCCTTCTGCACTATGCTGGGGAGGTGACCTACAGTGTGACTG GGTTTCTGGATAAAAACAATGACCTTCTTTTCCGGAACCTGAAGGAG ACCATGTGCAGCTCAAAGAATTCCATTATGGGCCAGTGCTTCGACCAGAGCGAGCTCAGTGACAAGAAGCGGCCAGAGACG GTCGCCACCCAGTTCAAGATGAGCCTCCTGCAGCTGGTAGAGATCCTGAAGTCCAAGGAGCCCGCCTACATCCGCTGCATCAAACCTAATGACGCCAAACAGCCGG GCCGCTTTGACGAGGTGCTGATCCGGCACCAGGTGAAATACCTGGGGCTCATGGAGAACCTGCGCGTTCGCAGAGCAGGCTTTGCCTACCGCCGCAAATACGAAGCTTTCTtgcagag GTACAAATCACTGTGCCCAGAGACATGGCCCATGTGGGCAGGACGGCCCCAGGATGGAGTGGCTGTGCTGGTCAGACACCTTGGCTACAAGCCAGAAGAGTACAAGATGGGCAG GACCAAAATCTTCATCCGCTTCCCCAAGACCCTATTTGCCACAGAGGATGCCCTGGAGGTCCGGCGGCAGAGCCTGG CCACGAAGATCCAGGCCGCTTGGAGGGGCTTTCACTGGCGGCAGAAATTCCTCCGGGTGAAGCGATCAG CCATCTGCATCCAGTCATGGTGGCGTGGAACATTGGGCCGGAGGAAGGCAGCCAAGAGGAAGTGGGCAGCACAGACCATCCGGCG GCTCGTCCGTGGCTTTATCCTGCGCCACGCACCCCGCTGCCCTGAGAATGCCTTCTTCCTGGACCATGTGCGTACCTCTTTTTTGCTGAACCTGCGGAGGCAGCTGCCCCGGAATGTTCTGGACACCTCCTGGCCCACGCCCCCACCTGCCCTGCGCGAG GCCTCGGAGCTTCTACGAGAGTTGTGCATAAAGAATATGGTGTGGAAATACTGCCGGAGTATCAGCCCAGAGTGGAAGCAGCAG CTGCAGCAAAAGGCTGTGGCTAGTGAGATCTTCAAGGGCAAGAAGGATAATTACCCCCAGAGCGTCCCCAGGCTCTTCATCAGCACACGGCTTG GCGCAGATGAGATCAGCCCCAGAGTGCTGCAGGCCCTGGGCTCTGAGCCCATCCAG TATGCTGTGCCTGTAGTGAAGTATGATCGCAAGGGCTATAAGCCTCGCTCCAGGCAGCTGCTGCTCACGCCTAGTGCCGTGTTCATCGTGGAGGATGCCAAAATCAAGCAGAGGATTCATTACGCCAACCTGACCG GAATCTCCGTCAGCAGCCTAAGTGACAGCCTGTTTGTGCTTCATGTGCAGCGTGAGGACAATAAGCAGAAG GGGGATGTGGTGCTGCAGAGTGACCACGTGATTGAGACACTGACCAAGACAGCTCTCAGCGCTGACTGCGTAAACAACATCAACATCAACCAGGGCAG CATCACATTTGCAGGGGGCCCCGGCAGGGATGGCATTATTGACTTCACACCCGGCTCTGAACTGCTCATCACCAAGGCCAAGAACGGGCACCTGGCTGTG GTAGCCCCACGGCTGAATTCTCGGTGA